A single Oncorhynchus nerka isolate Pitt River linkage group LG10, Oner_Uvic_2.0, whole genome shotgun sequence DNA region contains:
- the LOC115136362 gene encoding hydroxycarboxylic acid receptor 2-like, with the protein MVDEATVVHSNSTGRLDQPFHCLATQNLVADILPPVLIIELLVGLPGNVMALWIFTCRLKTWRANTLLLFNLVLADFLLLICLPFRIDNLFRGEHWVFGEAWCRINLFMLAVNRSASIAFMTTVAFDRYFKVVHPHHRVNHMTSTQAGWVAGGIWAVVISLRLPLLTTNLLRQDGNMSLCRSFSSYTVTPLAIEIHNIVFVGEFFLPLLLLLFCSARIACILRQRQLDKEQKVRRAIRVVGLIVAVFVLCFFPGIATGLSTVYIKKFRPRDCESYKLAAQLFSMSIGFTYLNSALDPVIYCFSSSMFRNSLKSSINKLGLVEMRLSRRGSMTSDG; encoded by the coding sequence ATGGTTGATGAAGCAACAGTAGTGCACAGTAACTCTACCGGAAGACTGGACCAGCCCTTCCACTGCCTGGCCACTCAGAATCTGGTGGCCGACATACTGCCTCCTGTCCTGATTATAGAGCTCCTAGTGGGCTTGCCAGGCAACGTAATGGCCCTGTGGATCTTCACTTGCCGTCTGAAGACTTGGAGGGCCAACACCCTGCTCCTCTTCAACCTGGTCCTGGCTGACTTCCTACTGCTCATCTGCCTGCCCTTCCGCATTGACAACCTGTTCCGTGGGGAACACTGGGTGTTTGGCGAAGCCTGGTGCCGGATCAACCTCTTCATGCTCGCTGTCAACCGCTCGGCCAGCATCGCCTTCATGACTACCGTGGCCTTCGACCGCTACTTCAAGGTGGTCCACCCACACCACCGTGTCAACCACATGACATCTACCCAGGCAGGATGGGTGGCGGGGGGCATCTGGGCAGTGGTGATCTCCCTGCGGCTCCCCCTGCTGACTACCAACCTCCTCAGGCAGGATGGCAACATGTCCCTGTGTCGCAGCTTCAGCTCCTACACTGTGACTCCCCTGGCAATCGAGATTCACAACATAGTGTTCGTCGGAGAGTTCTTCCTGCCCCTGCTGCTCTTGCTCTTCTGCTCAGCCAGGATTGCCTGCATCTTACGCCAACGGCAACTGGACAAGGAGCAGAAGGTTCGGCGAGCCATCCGGGTGGTTGGGCTGATCGTGGCTGTGTTTGTGCTGTGTTTCTTTCCCGGAATCGCCACAGGCCTGAGTACGGTCTATATCAAGAAATTCAGACCCAGGGACTGTGAGTCTTACAAATTGGCTGCACAGCTCTTCAGCATGTCCATTGGATTTACCTACCTTAACAGTGCTCTGGACCCAGTCATCTACTGTTTTTCCAGTTCCATGTTCCGAAACTCCCTCAAGAGCTCCATCAATAAGCTGGGCCTGGTGGAGATGAGGCTGAGTCGACGGGGAAGCATGACCAGCGATGGGTGA